A genome region from Triticum aestivum cultivar Chinese Spring chromosome 2B, IWGSC CS RefSeq v2.1, whole genome shotgun sequence includes the following:
- the LOC123044881 gene encoding casein kinase 1-like protein HD16, with protein MPELRSSTPQARLRFRKLDDQQAEPAVKPVPPAPQRAGKSVHIPAARGRKGAPWRRVVPAPRRARKGAEVVDLDANLGSEHLPKAVAIHAVVCESKDPALNKVVQCVGNKGLRMDGESAEKLVGAEDDSRIAPIPERVHVGNSPVYITDRKLGKGGFGQVYVGRRVSGGTARTGPDAYEVALKFEHRSSKGCNFAPPYEWQVYQTLNGCYGVPAVHYKGRQGDYYILVMDILGPSLWDVWNSLGQEMSPHMAACIAVEAISILEKFHSKGFVHGDVKPENFLLGLPGSPEEKKLFLIDLGLASKWRDSSGQHVDYDQRGTIRYASAHAHLGRTGSRRDDLESLAYTLIFLIKGRLPWQGYQGDTKSFLVCKKKMVTSPDMLCSFCPPPFKQFLESVTNMKFDEEPNYAKLISLFESLIESPASRPIRIDGALKVGQKRGRLLVNHEEDDQPKKKVRLGSPASQWISVYNARRPMKQRYHYNVADNRLQQHIEKGNEDGLYISCVASSANHGRMVLLSGME; from the exons ATGCCAGAACTGCGCAGCAGTACTCCCCAAGCACGTCTGAGGTTCAGGAAGCTTGATGATCAACAAGCAGAGCCGGCTGTGAAACCGGTGCCACCTGCTCCACAGAGAGCAGGGAAGAGCGTTCATATACCTGCTGCCAGGGGCAGAAAGGGTGCTCCTTGGAGAAGAGTGGTGCCGGCACCAAGACGTGCAAGAAAGGGGGCGGAAGTTGTTGACTTGGATGCTAACCTGGGTTCTGAACACCTCCCTAAAGCTGTTGCCATACATGCAGTTGTTTGTGAATCCAAGGACCCTGCTTTGAACAAGGTTGTTCAGTGTGTCGGCAATAAAGGTTTGAGAATGGATGGTGAAAGTGCTGAAAAGCTTGTCGGCGCTGAAGACGATTCAAGAATAGCACCAATCCCGGAGAGG GTTCACGTAGGTAATTCTCCTGTGTATATAACTGACAGGAAACTAGGTAAAGGTGGCTTTGGTCAAGTGTATGTTGGTAGAAGGGTATCTGGTGGGACTGCCCGCACTGGTCCTGATGCATATGAG GTTGCATTGAAGTTTGAGCACCGGAGTAGTAAAGGGTGCAATTTTGCACCCCCATATGAGTGGCAAGTTTATCA GACTCTCAACGGCTGCTATGGTGTACCGGCAGTCCACTATAAGGGCCGGCAGGGCGACTACTATATCCTT GTAATGGATATCCTTGGTCCCAGTCTTTGGGATGTATGGAATTCGCTGGGACAAGA GATGTCTCCACATATGGCTGCTTGCATTGCTGTAGAAGCCATATCAATTCTTGAGAAGTTTCATTCCAAAGG GTTTGTTCATGGTGATGTGAAACCAGAGAACTTTCTGCTTGGTCTGCCTGGATCACCTGAGGAGAAGAAGCTTTTCCTTATTGATCTTGGTTTAG CATCAAAGTGGAGAGATTCGTCAGGTCAACATGTTGATTATGATCAAAG GGGGACAATTAGATATGCAAGTGCTCATGCTCATCTAGGTCGTACAGGTAGTAGGAGGGATGATTTAGAGTCATTGGCATACACCCTTATATTTTTGATAAAAGGAAGATTGCCTTGGCAAGGCTACCAG GGAGATACCAAGAGTTTCCTTGTTTGCAAGAAAAAAATGGTTACCTCTCCGGATATGCTATGCAGTTTCTGCCCACCTCCGTTCAAACAGTTTCTTGAGTCTGTCACAAATATGAAATTTGATGAAGAGCCAAATTACGCCAAACTTATTTCTCTCTTTGAAAGTTTGATTGAATCACCTGCATCAAGGCCCATCAGAATTGATGGGGCCCTTAAG GTGGGGCAAAAACGTGGAAGGCTACTTGTAAATCATGAAGAAGATGATCAGCCTAAGAAGAAAGTTAGATTAGGGAGCCCAGCATCACAGTGGATTTCAGTTTACAATGCCAGGCGCCCTATGAAGCAGCG GTATCATTACAATGTGGCTGACAACAGGCTTCAACAGCATATAGAAAAGGGTAATGAGGATGGTCTATACATCAGTTGTGTGGCTTCTTCAGCAAACCATGGCCGTATGGTGCTTCTCTCCGGGATGGAGTAG